One Spirochaetaceae bacterium DNA segment encodes these proteins:
- a CDS encoding DUF86 domain-containing protein → MGSLDAFQSDSRNVWTAESCLRRSLEALLDVGRHLVAKLAGAGVAEYKAVGGSLGEHGVFDNETADLLVKLAGYRNRMVHFYHEVTATELFGICAKELHDVERIRTAFVQWMHQHPELIDDEL, encoded by the coding sequence TTGGGCAGCCTTGACGCATTCCAGTCGGACTCGCGCAACGTGTGGACCGCCGAGTCGTGCCTCCGCCGCTCGCTGGAGGCGTTGCTCGACGTCGGCCGTCACCTGGTTGCCAAGCTGGCCGGCGCCGGGGTCGCCGAGTACAAGGCGGTAGGAGGCAGCCTCGGCGAACACGGCGTGTTCGACAATGAGACCGCCGACCTCCTGGTGAAGCTTGCCGGCTATCGCAACCGCATGGTCCACTTCTACCATGAGGTAACCGCCACCGAACTATTCGGCATCTGCGCCAAGGAACTGCACGACGTTGAGCGGATCCGCACAGCATTCGTGCAGTGGATGCACCAACACCCCGAACTGATCGACGACGAATTGTGA